The genomic segment CATGTTGTAAACTTGAAAAAGGGCCAAATTTTCCTTCTGCTGAAGAGATTTTTGACGACCCTTCTGATGTTGAGGTGTTCttattgttcattattttgtgttttaattatgCACCTCTCCTGGCAAATACAGTAAGGCGTAAGCAAAATGCTATCGAAAATATTTTGTGATATAATTAATAGATGTTGTGTTACATATTTTAGTACTCCAAATGCACAaattatgcatttatgttttaagTTTGTTATACTGCTATCGGTACTAAGCCGGGGTCCACCGGAAACAGCTCTCTAGGTAGTGATATGGTCTGTGttcactttaccctccccagaccccactgtgggAATactgttggagtcccacatcggtgggttaaaggtctttgatctccttatatgattttgggcaatcctcccctcatgagttagcttttgaggttgagttaggcccaaagtCTATTTTTATCATGGTATTAGAGTCAGACCCACCCAGTTTATTATTTTCGATGTTAGGCCCCTGTCTTATATGTCCACGCTCCAGATTTCCAGCCTTGGGCTTGCGGGGTGTTGGAGTTCCatatcggtgggttaaagggtccttggtctccttatatggtcttgggcaatcctccctcatgagctagctttcgaggttgagttaggcccaagatccatttctttatcaaatacattgggtatattattgttgtaaaaTGCACAAATTGTTATCAAAAGTAGATTTGTGTCAATATTTTGGGATATCTAAAATGAGGAGACTATCATATAAAGTTTGAGGTTTTTTATGTGGATTTTTCTTTTCAGTTATTCAACAGCTTGGTGGGTTCTGATGGATGGTGCATACATTTTGACAAGAGCACAAGAAAATGCTCCATTTATGCAGGTGAAACTTGATTTCCTCCCTTTCGGGGTTTGGAGCTATCATTATTTATCTTCcgatgatttttttgttgttctgTAAGTCTGTTAATATTggtgaatttcttaattttttgttttcGTTTTTGCTTTAGATCGTCCATATTTTTGTCGGGTGGAACCGGCCATCTTTGAGACACTGTATGGGATTGAAAAGAAGAAGTTCAACAAGGAGGCTTGCAGGTAATTCATCGATGTTTGCTTATTTATTCATTGCTTACATAGTTTACGGAAGTTTCGCGTCTTGACCAGTGACATTCTATTCGATACTGCTGTCTTGATTAAGAAAATGATTCGATTGCAGTTGTTGCATAGATACAATTAAAGCGGTATATGGATCGAGCTCAAAAGAGTTGGAAAATTTCAATGCTGCAATATGGAGTTCAACTTAGTTCTGCATTCCTTTTCCTGAGGTAGcttctctttttctttggtgCACTAGATTTTAGTTCAAGGTGGTTAAGTGGGTGTTTGGAAGAGATTATAATCTAGTCAAAATAGATTATAAGTTGCTTTTTGCTTAAAAATGTGTTCGACACTTTTTCTAATTgcttaaaaaaaagttatttttggccttttttaAGCCAAAAACAAGAAGCACCAAAtcctagccttttttttttttttttggaacttatagagcccgtttggataggctgAAAAAAAGTTTAAAAGTGCTTTTGAAGGTGCTaagcttattttaaaaataagcaattAAGTGTTTGGGTAAAAGTGCTGAAACtggaaaaaagttattgatgtgtttggtaaataatgcttttaagcattttttttttggtcaaaatgacTGAAATACCCTTATAGCTGTTAgtaatatatagagttgattattattagtttttattgcTAAagtgattcaaattaaaattaatatatattttaatatatatatatattaaaaaaaatattttcatgaatgactattaatttgtgcgctaaaaaaatattttttttaagagtttaagtgttgaatgtttgtgtttgaaaaagatagttatatattaaaagattatttgtttcttcatggTTACGTTAAGATTTAGTATCATTAAGGTGCAATTTGTGACAACACTTCCATTTTCTTATTAAACTGAACTTGTTGCTTTTAACCTTCGAGGATAATATTAATATATGTTGAGCTTATCATTAAGCAAAATATACatgttactaatcattataattacaagAATAGATAAATAGTTTCATACAAAAGAGGTACTAATATGGCTAGAGTTAAGTTCGCCAtaaatacaaaaagtgaaaatattcaatTAGTACAAGCATTAAGCATTACAAATATCAGTAGCAATCATATCCCGAAGCCACACCCAATGCACATTACTTTCCTCACTCACATTTTCGTCGTCTATATTGTTAGCCGTTGAAGTTGTGCCTACATCAAAATCAACCGATGGACTATATCTTTCATTCTCAGCTGTTTGAAATGCATTATCCACATTGCACTTTTTTCTAATGTGATTATGAATGGGCATAGTAGCAATTACAATATCCCTTTGAGTGTCAATGTTATAGTAAGGCATGTGGCGCAAAATAGACCATCTCGCTTTCCATACACCAAATGTGCGTTCTACTATGTTTCTACAAGAAGAAtgcaaataattaaatttttcaatgCGTCCCCTTCGCTCCCGCAATTGTCGTGTTGCACCACGTCGAAAGTCAAAAAGGTGATACCTCACATTATCTCCTCTGTAAGGAGCCATGTATTCCTTCGTGTGTGAATATCCAGAATCAActagataatatttatttttcaacggATGTGGAAAGTTGAGTTCTTGTCTATGAAGAGCCTCACGAAATATACGATTGTCATGAGCCGATCCTTCCCACCCAGCCAATGCAAATGTAAAACACATGTTAAAATCTACAACGGCAAGAATATTTTGAGTCAGATAACCTTTACGACCAATATACGGAATTTCTTGACCTTGCGGCAATCTAGCTTTAACATGTGTGCCTTCAAGTGCCCCAATGCAATCCtacaagtatatacatatataaatttaacttaagaaaataatcaagagagaaattaaatattaagtaTAATAAAGTATATATTTGGAGAAAGTGCAACTTACTTTAAAGAAGGGCAAATATCGCTCGTTGCATGGCTTGTGAGCTCCTACACCATCATTGTAATTTAAACGTGGTCTAATGATATCTCTTGCAAGCTTagaaacaacatttaaaacactATGAAAGTGTCTATGAACCGTCTCTCCAGAATGTTGAAAGATTTCTTGTATCATTCGATTTCCCGCTCCATGTGCACAAATCATCAAAAACATGCCTAACATTTCGTGTGTAGAAATTCCACGAGTGGATTTAAGCCCATATTTTTCGGTTAAGTCATTGGATAAATCAATAAACACCGCTTTCTTCAATCAAAAATTTTCATAACAACGGGTTTCATTTCCTCGTAATATCTCTTGAATAAATGTATGTCCGGAGCGCTTTGATGTACGACAAGGTTGCTTGCATAAGTACTTTTCGCAATACGTCAAAATATATTTACGTGCTAGTTGACACAAAGTCATCCACTCCTTGTCTTGCTCTTAGCGAACTTTTTCCAatccttcatcttcttcatctaatAAGTCACTTAAATCAGGAGATATGCTAATATCCAAACTCTCCATTTAACTGAAAATCAAAAATGCCTCACATTAGTAGAGTATGGGAGTGTAAGAATCCCATAATCCTCATATTAGTAGAGTATGGTAcaacaacataatttaatttataagatGCACTATGAATCTATGTAATTCATATCTCATTGCATACTCTTCATCTAGTAAGTGAAAATCAATAgaacatacatatgtataaaatacacacacatacaacatacaaataaagtcaactcaattttaaaagggttttaaTCATACAACCATAGCGTATAAAGTTCACGCGTACAACCATAATAACACACATCAAACAACAAAAGTACTAAAATCAACCGAATACATCCTTCACATTTTCTTAAGGAGGTATAACTCATAGTTATATGTCAATCAAGACTTTCGAGCTTCATCACTAGTCATCTTAAGAAATATTTGACGGACGTCTTTCTTTAGAAATAAGTTGACTGGATAGTTGTAGATTTCAGACGGGATAACAATTTCGGAAATACTTGCCAAAAAGTCCATACACTTATCAATGGTGGGATCCTTTACTGCATTAGATGTGGCAGTACTTTTGCTTGACATTAACTCCACTATAGAGTGTAGTTCCTCTCTAGCAGATTTTGTCTTACTCTTTTTTACTCGATTTCTAGTTCCTATATCATTTGTTGAAAGTTCTCTTTTTAATGATGGTTTGGAAACATAAGAGAATTCATATCATGTGGGTCATCACTTCCTTCATCATTGAGATTAATGAAGTGTTTTTTGTCAAAAtgattaaaatcatttttttctttgttcaaATCTACTTCAATTTAAGAAATTTGTTC from the Capsicum annuum cultivar UCD-10X-F1 chromosome 9, UCD10Xv1.1, whole genome shotgun sequence genome contains:
- the LOC107842936 gene encoding uncharacterized protein LOC107842936; the encoded protein is MAPMAPNQSTKKIIKMSVSLSPVAPPCFATVVTAARRRPNPNPQIGNKRKLTTPNPSVPPPPSITVKKTTSGFNGRNKEPKWQCVEKCGACCKLEKGPNFPSAEEIFDDPSDVELFNSLVGSDGWCIHFDKSTRKCSIYADRPYFCRVEPAIFETLYGIEKKKFNKEACSCCIDTIKAVYGSSSKELENFNAAIWSST
- the LOC107842939 gene encoding uncharacterized protein LOC107842939, which produces MLGMFLMICAHGAGNRMIQEIFQHSGETVHRHFHSVLNVVSKLARDIIRPRLNYNDGVGAHKPCNERYLPFFKDCIGALEGTHVKARLPQGQEIPYIGRKGYLTQNILAVVDFNMCFTFALAGWEGSAHDNRIFREALHRQELNFPHPLKNKYYLVDSGYSHTKEYMAPYRGDNVRYHLFDFRRGATRQLRERRGRIEKFNYLHSSCRNIVERTFGVWKARWSILRHMPYYNIDTQRDIVIATMPIHNHIRKKCNVDNAFQTAENERYSPSVDFDVGTTSTANNIDDENVSEESNVHWVWLRDMIATDICNA